A single region of the Streptomyces virginiae genome encodes:
- a CDS encoding RrF2 family transcriptional regulator, whose protein sequence is MRLTRFTDLALRVLMRLAVEETDLPTTRDVAATMEVPYTHTAKVVARLQHLGLVEARRGRGGGLTLTAAGRAAPVGAVVRELEGEGDVVECEGATPCPLRGACVLRGALRRAQEAFFAALDPLTVNDLVASPTGPLLLGISSRAPTGVGGVGGP, encoded by the coding sequence ATGCGGCTGACCCGATTCACCGACCTGGCCCTGCGCGTCCTGATGCGCCTGGCCGTCGAGGAGACGGACCTCCCGACCACCCGTGACGTGGCGGCGACCATGGAGGTCCCCTACACGCACACCGCCAAAGTGGTCGCCAGGCTGCAGCACCTCGGCCTGGTCGAGGCCCGGCGCGGTCGTGGCGGCGGGCTCACCCTGACCGCCGCCGGACGCGCCGCGCCGGTCGGCGCGGTGGTGCGCGAGCTGGAGGGTGAGGGCGACGTCGTGGAGTGCGAGGGCGCCACGCCCTGCCCGCTGCGCGGCGCCTGCGTGCTGCGCGGCGCGCTGCGTCGGGCCCAGGAGGCCTTCTTCGCCGCACTGGACCCGCTCACGGTGAACGACCTGGTGGCATCCCCCACGGGGCCGCTCCTGCTCGGCATTTCGAGCAGGGCGCCGACCGGGGTCGGGGGAGTCGGGGGCCCCTGA